From the genome of Pedobacter sp. MC2016-14, one region includes:
- a CDS encoding 3'-5' exonuclease, giving the protein MKLNLIRPLAFFDLETTGLSIGADRIVEIAILKAMPDGTELVKTLKINPEMPIPLASSLIHGIYDEHVAEAPTFKAVAQELVDFIGDADLAGYNSNRFDIPVLLEEFLKAGVDFDMSDRKFVDVQNIFHQMEQRTLRAAYKFYCDKDIINAHSAEADITATYHVLLAQLERYENADFEDKQGNITQPVKNDVPALHAFTNMNKPVDFAGRLVYNENDEETFNFGKHKGKTVEDVFDVEPSYYAWMKNGDFPLYTKKKLDEIWTRWSTKKAKNPPAARPVQAAKPAAQPNQAPKPSFVNKPNFAKPAEQAQPRKEKPAAEVTNDMLEQLKMKFGK; this is encoded by the coding sequence ATGAAATTAAATTTAATAAGACCGCTCGCCTTTTTTGATCTGGAGACCACAGGTTTAAGTATCGGAGCCGACAGGATAGTTGAAATTGCTATTTTAAAAGCCATGCCTGATGGAACTGAGCTGGTAAAAACGCTGAAGATTAACCCTGAAATGCCTATCCCTTTGGCTTCATCTTTAATTCATGGAATCTATGATGAACATGTTGCTGAAGCCCCTACATTTAAAGCGGTAGCACAAGAACTGGTAGATTTTATAGGTGATGCCGATTTGGCGGGCTATAACTCCAACCGCTTTGACATTCCGGTGTTACTGGAAGAGTTTTTAAAAGCAGGGGTAGATTTTGACATGTCAGACCGCAAGTTTGTAGATGTGCAGAACATCTTCCACCAAATGGAGCAGCGTACTTTGCGTGCAGCTTATAAATTTTATTGCGATAAAGACATCATCAATGCCCACTCTGCCGAAGCGGATATTACCGCTACCTATCATGTACTGCTGGCACAGCTGGAGCGTTATGAAAATGCCGACTTTGAAGACAAGCAGGGAAACATTACCCAACCGGTAAAAAATGACGTACCGGCCTTGCATGCCTTTACCAATATGAATAAACCGGTAGATTTTGCCGGAAGGTTGGTGTACAACGAGAATGATGAAGAAACCTTCAACTTTGGAAAACACAAAGGCAAAACGGTTGAAGACGTATTTGATGTAGAGCCCAGCTATTACGCCTGGATGAAGAATGGCGACTTCCCCTTATATACCAAAAAGAAACTGGACGAGATCTGGACGCGCTGGAGCACTAAAAAGGCAAAAAATCCACCTGCAGCCCGGCCTGTACAAGCGGCTAAACCTGCTGCACAGCCCAATCAGGCACCAAAGCCTTCTTTTGTTAATAAACCTAATTTTGCCAAGCCTGCAGAACAGGCCCAGCCTAGAAAAGAAAAACCTGCCGCAGAAGTGACCAATGATATGTTGGAGCAGCTGAAAATGAAATTCGGCAAGTAA
- a CDS encoding menaquinone biosynthetic enzyme MqnA/MqnD family protein: MNKLKISAVSYTNTKPFLYGIERSEVINQIDLSLDIPSDCAAKLIDGQVDIGLIPVAAFPQVPNGRIIADYCIGSVGAVNSVFIFSAVPVNEIKTLRLDAQSRTSNNLARVLLKFFWKQEVQLTTDPDAQTDAIVLIGDRTFGKKDSYAYAFDLGEEWMNFTGLPFLYAAWIANKDIPDSFIAEFNKALKFGLDHRKEVLKSLPAHPEFDVDDYLMHKLDFELTEAKRTAMNLFLGYIAQL, encoded by the coding sequence TTGAATAAGCTAAAAATATCGGCAGTAAGCTATACCAATACCAAACCTTTTCTTTATGGCATTGAACGTTCTGAGGTCATCAATCAAATAGACTTGAGCTTAGATATCCCTTCAGATTGTGCTGCTAAATTAATTGATGGACAGGTTGATATCGGTTTGATTCCTGTTGCAGCTTTTCCGCAGGTGCCCAATGGCAGGATCATTGCAGATTATTGCATCGGCTCCGTTGGAGCGGTAAATTCTGTGTTCATCTTTAGTGCCGTTCCGGTTAATGAAATAAAAACCCTCAGGTTAGATGCCCAATCACGTACCTCTAACAATCTGGCCAGGGTGTTGCTTAAGTTTTTCTGGAAACAGGAAGTACAGTTAACTACTGACCCGGATGCACAAACAGATGCCATTGTGTTGATTGGCGACCGTACCTTCGGAAAAAAGGACAGTTACGCGTATGCCTTTGATCTTGGAGAGGAGTGGATGAACTTTACAGGTTTGCCTTTTTTATACGCCGCATGGATTGCCAATAAGGATATTCCGGATTCTTTTATTGCTGAGTTTAATAAAGCCTTAAAATTTGGGCTTGACCACCGTAAAGAAGTACTGAAAAGCCTTCCTGCACATCCCGAATTTGATGTAGATGATTACCTGATGCATAAGCTGGATTTTGAGCTTACTGAAGCCAAAAGAACGGCCATGAACTTGTTTCTTGGCTACATTGCACAATTGTAA
- a CDS encoding histidine phosphatase family protein yields the protein MDKELYIIRHGETELNRQGIVQGRGINSDLNDTGRAQAEAFYQMYKDVPFQKIYTSSLKRTHQTVRRFIESGLPWEQLSGLDELAWGEWEGQPTSENALAIFRGLVEQWQHGYYDAKFAGGGESPNEVAIRLKEAVAHILSHTEEKLVLVCMHGRAMRLLLCILTGKPFSDMGFFPHQNTTLYKIALNGDEFSVIDFNNTDHLQEIK from the coding sequence ATGGATAAAGAGTTATATATTATAAGACACGGAGAAACAGAATTAAACAGACAGGGTATTGTACAAGGCAGGGGAATTAACAGTGACCTTAACGATACGGGCCGGGCGCAGGCCGAAGCCTTTTACCAGATGTACAAGGATGTTCCCTTTCAAAAAATTTATACCTCCAGTTTAAAACGTACCCATCAAACGGTTCGCCGCTTTATTGAATCTGGTTTACCCTGGGAACAGCTGTCTGGTCTGGACGAGCTGGCCTGGGGAGAATGGGAAGGCCAGCCGACCTCTGAAAATGCACTGGCAATTTTTAGAGGACTGGTAGAACAATGGCAACATGGCTATTACGATGCCAAGTTTGCCGGAGGGGGCGAAAGTCCGAATGAGGTAGCCATCAGGTTAAAAGAAGCTGTAGCGCATATCCTGAGCCATACAGAAGAAAAACTGGTATTGGTTTGTATGCATGGAAGGGCCATGCGCCTCTTGCTTTGCATCCTTACCGGAAAGCCTTTTTCTGACATGGGTTTTTTCCCGCATCAAAATACCACGCTATATAAAATTGCCTTAAATGGCGATGAATTTAGTGTGATAGATTTTAACAATACCGATCATTTACAGGAGATAAAATAA
- a CDS encoding NAD(P)/FAD-dependent oxidoreductase, whose amino-acid sequence MARVSIIGTGFSGLSAACFAAKAGHDVTVFEKNATIGGRARMYEAEGFKFDMGPSWYWMPDVFEDFFAEFGKKSADYYELIQLDPGFQMIFNPADVVKIPANETELYAAFENIEAGSSVALKKFLKEAEVKYTIGMKKFVFKPSYSWLEYINFDILKGAMSLQMFSSVSSSVRSYFKDERLIALMEFPVLFLGATAGKIPALYTMMNYSALVQGTWYPKGGMHQLITAMETLARSLGVTIYTNTAVSKIEVSGGRATALETSAGRVETDGVIASADYHHVEQHLLEAPYRNYTENYWEAKTFAPSCLIYYLGINKKLKGLLHHNLFFDADLEVHAAEIYTRPKWPEHPLFYTCCPSKTDETVAPEGMENVFILIPIATGLTDTDALRERYFNGVIQRMENYCGESFAENIVYKKTYCINDFVADYNAYKGNAYGLANTLLQTAVLKPSLKNKKVANLFYTGQLTVPGPGVPPALISGQVAAKELIRELTKKSAL is encoded by the coding sequence ATGGCTAGAGTTTCGATTATAGGTACCGGGTTTTCAGGTTTATCAGCCGCCTGCTTTGCAGCAAAGGCGGGTCATGATGTAACTGTCTTTGAGAAGAATGCCACCATTGGTGGCAGGGCAAGAATGTATGAAGCCGAGGGCTTTAAATTTGATATGGGCCCAAGCTGGTATTGGATGCCTGATGTGTTTGAAGATTTTTTTGCGGAATTTGGTAAAAAATCAGCTGATTATTATGAACTCATCCAATTGGACCCCGGATTTCAAATGATCTTTAACCCTGCTGATGTGGTAAAGATTCCTGCCAATGAAACTGAACTTTACGCTGCTTTTGAAAACATAGAAGCCGGAAGCAGTGTAGCACTAAAGAAGTTTTTAAAGGAAGCGGAAGTAAAATATACCATTGGCATGAAGAAGTTTGTGTTTAAGCCTTCTTATTCATGGCTGGAATACATCAATTTTGACATCCTTAAAGGCGCCATGAGTTTACAAATGTTTAGTTCTGTAAGTTCCAGTGTGCGCAGTTATTTTAAAGATGAACGTTTAATTGCGCTAATGGAGTTTCCTGTGCTTTTTCTTGGTGCTACGGCTGGTAAAATACCGGCACTCTACACCATGATGAACTATTCTGCATTGGTACAGGGCACCTGGTATCCTAAAGGGGGCATGCATCAGCTCATCACCGCCATGGAAACCCTGGCCCGTTCTCTCGGAGTTACCATCTATACCAATACCGCAGTTAGCAAAATTGAAGTTAGCGGGGGCAGGGCCACTGCGCTGGAGACTTCAGCCGGACGGGTTGAAACAGATGGTGTAATTGCTTCTGCAGATTACCACCATGTAGAGCAGCATCTACTTGAAGCACCTTACCGCAATTACACTGAAAATTATTGGGAGGCTAAAACTTTTGCCCCTTCCTGCCTCATCTATTACCTTGGCATCAATAAAAAATTAAAAGGGCTATTGCATCACAATTTGTTTTTTGATGCAGACCTTGAGGTCCATGCCGCAGAAATTTATACCCGTCCAAAATGGCCGGAACATCCTTTGTTTTATACCTGCTGCCCTTCTAAAACCGATGAAACCGTTGCGCCGGAGGGCATGGAGAATGTTTTTATACTCATTCCCATCGCAACTGGCCTAACCGATACGGATGCGCTCAGGGAGCGTTATTTTAATGGGGTTATTCAGCGGATGGAAAACTATTGTGGCGAAAGCTTCGCCGAAAATATCGTTTATAAAAAAACGTATTGCATCAATGATTTTGTAGCAGATTACAATGCTTACAAAGGCAATGCTTACGGTTTGGCAAATACCCTGCTGCAAACAGCCGTATTAAAGCCCAGTCTAAAAAATAAAAAAGTAGCCAACCTGTTTTATACCGGTCAGCTTACTGTACCGGGGCCAGGCGTGCCGCCTGCGCTGATTTCGGGACAGGTAGCGGCCAAAGAACTGATTCGTGAACTGACAAAAAAATCTGCCTTATGA
- a CDS encoding phytoene/squalene synthase family protein, with the protein MKLLFDRISQASSKIVTTTYSTSFSLGIRCLHKKFHTPIYGIYGFVRLADEIVDSFHEYDKETLLQDFKEGTYKAIDQKISLNPILNSFQHVVRDYQIENELIERFLASMEMDLNDKQHSSGSYDEYILGSAEVVGLMCLRVFLENDEQRYQHLKPFAMKLGAAFQKINFLRDLKNDYEVLGRVYFPELDLSVFSEQSKAAIEADIELDFNAALVGIKQLPCSSRFGVYVAYVYYRTLFNKIKSVSSAKIMGERIRIPNTQKISLLAGSYFKYRLGWL; encoded by the coding sequence ATGAAGTTACTATTTGACCGCATTTCTCAAGCTTCCAGTAAAATTGTAACCACCACCTACAGCACCAGTTTCTCTCTTGGGATCCGCTGTCTGCATAAAAAATTTCATACCCCCATTTATGGGATCTATGGTTTTGTACGCCTGGCCGATGAAATTGTAGATTCTTTTCACGAGTATGATAAAGAGACTTTACTCCAGGATTTTAAAGAAGGAACCTATAAAGCCATCGACCAGAAAATAAGCTTAAATCCTATTTTAAATAGTTTTCAGCACGTGGTAAGGGATTACCAGATAGAAAATGAACTGATTGAGCGCTTTCTGGCCAGCATGGAGATGGACCTGAACGATAAGCAGCATTCCAGTGGTTCTTACGATGAGTATATTTTAGGCTCTGCCGAAGTGGTAGGTTTAATGTGCCTGCGTGTATTTTTGGAAAATGACGAGCAACGCTACCAGCATTTAAAACCATTTGCCATGAAACTAGGGGCCGCATTTCAGAAAATCAACTTTCTGCGCGATCTTAAAAATGATTACGAGGTTTTGGGCAGGGTATATTTTCCTGAACTGGATTTGAGTGTCTTTTCTGAGCAAAGCAAGGCTGCTATTGAAGCGGATATTGAGCTTGATTTTAACGCTGCCTTGGTAGGCATTAAACAGCTTCCCTGCAGCTCTCGTTTTGGTGTGTATGTAGCTTATGTGTATTACCGCACGCTGTTTAATAAAATAAAATCTGTTTCTTCGGCCAAAATTATGGGCGAGCGAATCAGGATTCCGAATACACAAAAAATAAGTTTACTTGCAGGATCGTACTTTAAATACCGATTGGGATGGCTATAA
- the mqnE gene encoding aminofutalosine synthase MqnE, which produces MTTTAKLTFLLNDPDLPAPLKVIAQKVQQKERISFDEGVYLYEHAELGYLGTLANYIREERHGDRTYFNRNFHIEPTNVCVYSCNFCSYSRLIKNKEDGWEMSVDGMIDILKKYDKEPVTEVHITGGVVPKQNLDFYADFFRKAKAHRPDLHIKALTPVEYYYIFKKAKLSHYEGMKYMHEAGLDSMPGGGAEIFHPEVREKIAHDKCNAAQWLDIHEQAHKLGMRSNATMLYGHIEEFWHRVDHMERLRQLQDKTGGFQAFIPLKFRNQNNQMDHVPEVSVVEDLRNYAIARIYMDNFDHIKAYWAMISRQTAQLSLNFGVDDIDGTLDDTTKIYSMAGAEEQTPGMSTQELVNLIKQVNRKPIERDTLYNVVTDYTAFVFEDEVKPQFYKLPVIN; this is translated from the coding sequence ATGACCACTACTGCAAAACTAACTTTCTTGCTCAATGATCCGGATTTACCGGCACCGCTTAAAGTTATTGCCCAAAAAGTTCAGCAAAAAGAAAGAATTTCATTTGACGAAGGCGTTTATTTATACGAACATGCCGAACTAGGCTATTTGGGCACCTTAGCCAATTACATCAGGGAAGAAAGACACGGAGACCGTACTTATTTTAACCGCAACTTCCATATTGAACCTACCAACGTTTGCGTTTACAGCTGTAATTTCTGCTCGTATTCCCGTTTAATCAAAAATAAGGAAGATGGCTGGGAAATGAGTGTGGATGGCATGATAGACATCCTGAAAAAATACGATAAAGAGCCGGTAACTGAAGTACACATTACAGGCGGGGTAGTGCCAAAGCAGAACCTGGATTTCTACGCTGATTTTTTCAGGAAAGCTAAAGCACATCGTCCTGATCTTCACATTAAAGCGTTAACTCCGGTAGAGTATTACTACATCTTTAAAAAGGCTAAATTAAGTCATTACGAAGGCATGAAATACATGCATGAGGCAGGTCTTGATTCTATGCCCGGAGGCGGAGCAGAGATTTTTCATCCAGAAGTAAGGGAAAAGATAGCACACGATAAATGTAATGCAGCGCAGTGGCTAGACATTCATGAGCAGGCGCATAAACTGGGCATGAGAAGTAATGCAACCATGTTATATGGCCACATCGAAGAATTTTGGCACCGTGTAGACCACATGGAGCGCTTACGCCAGCTGCAGGATAAAACCGGCGGCTTCCAGGCTTTTATTCCCTTAAAGTTCAGAAACCAGAACAACCAAATGGACCATGTGCCGGAAGTGTCTGTAGTGGAAGATTTGCGGAATTACGCCATCGCCAGGATTTATATGGATAACTTCGATCACATCAAAGCCTATTGGGCCATGATCAGCAGGCAGACTGCGCAGCTGTCCCTTAATTTTGGGGTAGATGATATTGACGGTACACTGGATGATACCACCAAGATTTATTCTATGGCGGGGGCAGAAGAGCAGACACCTGGAATGAGCACGCAAGAGTTGGTAAACCTCATTAAACAGGTAAACCGAAAACCTATAGAAAGAGATACTTTATACAACGTAGTAACCGATTATACAGCTTTTGTATTTGAGGATGAAGTTAAACCTCAGTTTTACAAATTGCCAGTAATCAACTAA
- a CDS encoding sterol desaturase family protein, with the protein MIHVLSNIGIVVLTFCLMECVTWLTHKYIMHGLLWILHDDHHNKTAHFFEKNDYFFVIFATISMCFYFVGTFVADFGFMFYIGIGITLYGFAYFMVHDILIHQRFKFFSRTNNFYFRALRKAHKMHHKHLGKEQGECFGMLYVPMKYFREAWRTKK; encoded by the coding sequence ATGATACATGTACTCAGCAACATCGGGATTGTGGTGTTAACCTTCTGTTTAATGGAATGTGTAACCTGGCTCACCCATAAATACATTATGCATGGGCTGCTATGGATATTGCATGACGACCATCACAATAAAACTGCCCATTTTTTTGAAAAGAACGATTACTTTTTTGTGATTTTTGCTACTATATCCATGTGCTTTTATTTTGTGGGCACCTTTGTAGCCGATTTTGGTTTTATGTTTTACATTGGCATAGGCATTACGCTGTATGGCTTTGCGTATTTTATGGTGCATGATATTTTGATTCATCAGCGCTTTAAATTCTTTTCGCGCACCAATAACTTTTATTTTAGGGCGCTGCGGAAAGCACACAAAATGCACCATAAACATTTGGGTAAGGAACAGGGCGAATGCTTTGGTATGTTGTATGTGCCCATGAAGTATTTTAGGGAAGCCTGGCGGACTAAAAAATAA
- the queG gene encoding tRNA epoxyqueuosine(34) reductase QueG, which produces MSSNAAKNSKLIKDEALRLGFMQCGIAKAEFLEEEAPRLETWLKNEHHGKMAYMENHFDKRLDPRLLVEDAKSVISLSLNYFPEAGQQDPDAPRISKYAYGIDYHTVIKDKLFLLLEFIREEIGEVSGRAFVDSAPVLDRAWAKRAGIGWVGKNSNIISKKSGSFFFLAELIVDLDLEYDHPFQTDHCGTCTRCIDACPTDAILSPFIIDANKCISYLTIELKEEIPAQFNQKMENWMFGCDICQDVCPWNRFSAPHSEPAFQPNAQLLEMKKEDWQDITEDVFKVIFKNSAVKRTKFKGLTRNIDFIKQR; this is translated from the coding sequence ATGTCCAGCAATGCCGCCAAAAACAGCAAATTAATTAAAGACGAAGCCCTTAGGCTTGGCTTTATGCAATGCGGTATAGCGAAGGCAGAATTTTTGGAAGAAGAAGCCCCGCGACTGGAAACCTGGCTGAAGAATGAGCACCATGGCAAAATGGCTTACATGGAAAATCATTTTGACAAACGACTGGACCCACGCTTGCTGGTAGAGGATGCAAAATCTGTAATTTCTTTAAGCCTCAACTATTTTCCGGAGGCCGGTCAGCAAGACCCCGACGCGCCAAGGATTTCCAAATACGCTTATGGCATAGATTACCATACGGTAATTAAAGACAAGCTGTTTTTACTGCTGGAGTTTATCCGCGAAGAAATTGGCGAAGTGAGCGGCAGGGCTTTTGTAGATTCTGCACCGGTATTGGACCGGGCCTGGGCTAAACGTGCGGGAATTGGCTGGGTGGGTAAAAACAGCAACATCATCAGCAAAAAAAGTGGTTCCTTTTTTTTCCTTGCAGAACTGATTGTGGATTTGGATCTGGAATACGACCATCCTTTTCAAACCGACCATTGCGGAACTTGCACCCGCTGCATTGATGCCTGTCCTACGGATGCGATCCTCTCTCCTTTTATCATAGATGCCAATAAATGCATCTCCTACCTCACCATTGAGCTTAAAGAAGAGATCCCGGCACAATTTAACCAGAAAATGGAGAATTGGATGTTTGGCTGTGACATTTGCCAGGACGTTTGTCCATGGAACCGCTTTTCGGCTCCGCATTCGGAACCGGCTTTTCAACCGAATGCGCAATTGCTGGAAATGAAAAAAGAAGACTGGCAGGATATTACAGAGGATGTATTTAAAGTGATTTTTAAAAACTCGGCCGTAAAGCGCACCAAGTTTAAAGGCCTGACCAGGAATATAGACTTTATTAAGCAGCGCTGA
- the mutS gene encoding DNA mismatch repair protein MutS produces MAKDTTKETPLMQQYNAIKAKYPGALLLFRVGDFYETFGEDAVKTAGILGIVLTRRGTGPNGGALELAGFPHHSLENYLSKLVRAGQRVAICDQLEDPKATKTIVKRGVTELVTPGVAYNDNILSQKSNNYLAAVYFDKNQLGVAFLDISTGEFLVAQGNTEYIDKLLQGFKPTEVVFQKSRRKDFFEQFGDKFYTYQLDEWAFANDYATEILTKHFEVTSLKGFGIDKIQAGIVAAGVVLHYLNETEHRNLKHISSISRLEEDKYMWLDRFTIRNLELVSSANENAVTLFDVLDQTSTPMGARMLHKWIIMPLKELKPIQERLGMVDFFVKHDALLQEFLGHIKQIGDLERLISKVGLQKVGPRELCQLKKSLYHIEAVQQLAKKSNNPFLIALADQLNPCLSIREKLERELQQDPPALLIKGNVISDGIDEELDKLRKISYGGKDYLIEIQKREALATGIPSLKIAFNNVFGYYLEVTHTHKDKVPAEWLRKQTLVNAERYITPELKEYEEQILGAEEKIQQIEVRMYTELMYQVSTYIKPIQLNAHLIAKLDVLLCFAQLAVSNHYAKPELNKQRVLDIKGGRHPVIEKRLPVGDEYITNDVFLDNDTQQIIIITGPNMSGKSAILRQTGLIVLMAQMGCFVPAKAATIGLVDKIFTRVGASDNLSSGESTFMVEMNETASILNNISDNSLILLDEIGRGTSTYDGISIAWAIAEFLHTHPTARPKTLFATHYHELNELASTMNRIKNFNVSIKETATKVIFLRKLIPGGSEHSFGIHVAKMAGMPPKLINRANEILKKLEIDRTEGQSIKDSIKKVQNQAYQLHMFSVDDPILVKIRDMLNNLDVNVLTPVEALLKLDEIQRLTKQ; encoded by the coding sequence TTGGCCAAAGATACGACTAAAGAAACACCGTTAATGCAACAATACAATGCCATCAAAGCAAAGTATCCGGGTGCACTATTGTTATTCAGAGTAGGAGATTTTTATGAAACTTTTGGAGAAGACGCTGTAAAAACAGCAGGTATTCTGGGCATTGTGCTCACCAGAAGGGGTACTGGTCCAAATGGCGGGGCCTTAGAGCTGGCCGGTTTTCCGCATCATTCTTTAGAAAACTATTTATCTAAGTTGGTTAGGGCCGGACAAAGGGTGGCCATTTGCGATCAACTGGAAGATCCTAAAGCAACCAAGACCATTGTAAAAAGAGGGGTAACGGAACTGGTTACACCGGGCGTGGCTTATAACGATAACATCCTGAGCCAAAAATCAAACAACTACCTTGCTGCGGTTTATTTTGATAAAAACCAGCTTGGCGTGGCCTTTCTGGACATCTCTACAGGAGAGTTTTTGGTGGCCCAGGGCAATACAGAATACATAGATAAACTATTACAGGGTTTTAAACCTACAGAAGTTGTTTTCCAAAAAAGCCGGCGCAAGGACTTTTTTGAGCAGTTTGGCGATAAGTTTTACACCTATCAGCTGGATGAATGGGCATTTGCCAATGATTATGCCACTGAAATTTTAACCAAACATTTTGAAGTTACGTCCTTAAAAGGCTTCGGTATCGATAAAATCCAGGCCGGTATTGTTGCTGCCGGGGTAGTGTTGCATTACCTCAATGAAACTGAACACCGCAATTTGAAGCACATCTCTTCTATTTCCAGACTGGAAGAGGATAAATACATGTGGCTGGACCGCTTTACCATCCGCAACCTGGAACTGGTTAGCTCTGCCAATGAAAACGCAGTAACCCTGTTTGATGTACTGGACCAAACTTCTACCCCTATGGGTGCCAGGATGCTCCACAAGTGGATCATTATGCCCTTAAAGGAATTAAAGCCTATACAAGAACGCCTGGGTATGGTAGATTTCTTTGTAAAGCACGATGCTTTATTGCAGGAGTTTTTAGGCCACATTAAACAAATTGGCGATCTGGAAAGGCTGATTTCTAAAGTGGGCCTTCAAAAGGTGGGACCGAGGGAGCTTTGCCAGCTTAAAAAATCGCTCTACCACATAGAAGCTGTACAGCAGCTGGCCAAAAAATCCAATAATCCATTTTTAATTGCCCTGGCAGATCAGCTGAACCCTTGCTTGTCCATCCGCGAAAAACTGGAGCGTGAATTACAGCAAGATCCTCCTGCTTTACTGATTAAAGGAAACGTGATCAGCGACGGGATAGACGAAGAGCTGGATAAATTGCGCAAAATCTCTTATGGCGGCAAAGATTACCTGATCGAAATTCAAAAAAGGGAAGCTTTAGCTACGGGTATTCCGTCGCTTAAAATCGCTTTCAACAATGTTTTTGGCTATTACCTGGAGGTTACACACACGCATAAAGATAAAGTTCCGGCAGAATGGTTGCGCAAGCAGACGCTGGTAAATGCCGAGCGTTACATTACACCAGAATTAAAGGAGTACGAAGAACAAATATTAGGTGCCGAAGAGAAGATACAGCAAATTGAAGTGCGCATGTATACAGAGTTGATGTACCAGGTTTCTACCTATATTAAGCCCATTCAGCTCAATGCACACCTCATTGCTAAACTGGATGTATTGCTGTGCTTTGCACAACTTGCGGTCAGCAATCATTACGCAAAGCCAGAACTGAATAAACAGCGCGTGCTGGACATTAAAGGTGGCAGGCACCCGGTTATCGAAAAAAGATTGCCTGTTGGCGATGAATACATCACCAATGATGTATTCCTGGATAACGATACACAGCAAATCATCATCATTACCGGACCCAACATGTCGGGTAAATCGGCCATACTACGGCAAACAGGCCTAATTGTGCTCATGGCGCAAATGGGTTGTTTTGTACCGGCCAAGGCCGCTACTATTGGTCTGGTAGATAAGATTTTTACCCGTGTGGGTGCCTCAGATAACCTGTCATCCGGAGAGAGTACCTTCATGGTAGAAATGAACGAGACGGCAAGTATCCTCAACAACATCTCTGACAACAGTTTAATTTTACTGGATGAAATTGGTCGGGGTACCAGCACTTACGATGGAATTTCCATTGCCTGGGCCATTGCAGAATTTTTGCACACGCATCCTACCGCAAGGCCTAAAACCTTGTTTGCCACCCATTACCATGAGCTTAATGAGCTGGCCAGCACCATGAACAGGATTAAGAACTTTAATGTTTCTATTAAAGAGACGGCTACCAAAGTCATCTTTTTAAGAAAGCTGATTCCCGGTGGCAGCGAGCACAGTTTCGGGATCCATGTGGCTAAAATGGCCGGTATGCCGCCAAAACTCATCAACCGCGCCAATGAGATTTTAAAGAAACTGGAAATTGACAGAACAGAGGGGCAAAGCATTAAAGACAGCATTAAAAAGGTGCAAAATCAGGCTTATCAGCTCCATATGTTTTCTGTAGATGATCCGATCCTGGTTAAAATCCGCGATATGCTCAATAACCTGGATGTAAATGTACTCACCCCGGTAGAGGCCCTGCTTAAACTGGACGAGATTCAACGTTTAACTAAACAATAG
- a CDS encoding C40 family peptidase → MGYKTTFRLVLIFVAMLAFSSCGSRRGTVKSTTAAAGAADAMARLKSRELYKFITDWTGVRYQLGGLDKKGIDCSGFALLLQRDIYGIKLPRRSRDQAEVIKSSGSLKEGDLIFFSFGGSGVDHVGVYLNNDYFVHASTTRGVIVDNLKLAAYQRAFVKAGPVKD, encoded by the coding sequence ATGGGGTATAAAACAACTTTTAGACTGGTATTGATCTTTGTAGCTATGCTGGCCTTTTCTTCCTGCGGATCGAGGCGTGGCACTGTAAAATCTACTACGGCGGCTGCCGGTGCTGCAGATGCCATGGCCAGGTTAAAAAGCAGGGAGCTGTACAAATTTATTACCGATTGGACGGGGGTAAGGTACCAGTTGGGCGGTTTAGATAAAAAGGGCATAGATTGTTCTGGCTTTGCCTTGCTGTTACAAAGGGATATTTATGGCATCAAATTGCCCAGAAGGTCAAGAGACCAGGCCGAAGTGATTAAAAGTTCGGGTTCTTTGAAAGAGGGCGACCTGATTTTCTTTTCTTTTGGTGGCTCGGGGGTAGATCATGTAGGTGTGTACCTGAATAACGATTATTTTGTACATGCCTCTACCACCAGGGGGGTAATTGTAGATAATTTGAAGTTAGCCGCCTATCAGCGTGCTTTTGTTAAAGCAGGCCCCGTAAAAGATTAA